AACACAACGATGCCGGTGCGGGCCAGCTCTTCCAGATAGGTGGAACCCTTGACCAGAATGCCGCAGGCAGATGCACCGCCGATACCGCCGAAGAAGCTCAGGGGAATGCTGATGACCAGTGCGCAGGGGCAGCTGATAACAAGGAAGGTCAGGGCACGGTAGACCCAGTCGCCAAAGCGGGCGGGCTGGCCCATGAGCAGCAGCACGATGGGCGGGATAAAGGCCAGAGCCAATGCGCCATAGCACACGGCGGGGGTGTACACGCGGGCAAAACGGGTGATGAAGTTCTCGGCGCGGGCCTTCTTCATGCTGGAATTTTCCACCAGATCGAGAATTTTGGAAACGGTGGATTCGCCGAATTCCTTGGTGGTCTTTACCTTCAGCAGGCCGGTCATGTTCACGCAGCCGCTGATGACCTCATCGCCGGTCTGCACATCGCGGGGCAGGCTCTCGCCGGTCAGGGCGGCGGTGTTCAGGGCAGAAGCGCCCTCCACGATCACGCCGTCGATGGGCACGCGCTCACCGGGCTGGACCACGATCACGGTGCCGATCTCCACGTCGTCCGGGTCCACCTGCTCCAGCCTGCCGTCCTCGCCCTCAATGTTGGCGTAGTCCGGACGGATGTCCATCAGGCTGGAAATGCTCTGCCGGCTCTTGCCCACGGCCACGCTCTGGAACAGCTCGCCGATCTGGTAGAAGATGATAACGGCACAGCCCTCCACGTAGTCGCCCAGTGCAAATGCACCCACAGTGGCAACGGCCATCAGGAAGCACTCGTCAAAGGGCTGACGGTTCTTGATGCCAAGCAGTGCCTTGCGCAGCACATCCCAGCCGACCACCAGATACGGGATGCAGTACAGTACCAGCTCCACCGGCGTGGGGAACTGGGGCAAAAGCTTGAGGATGAGCACCAAAATCAGCGCAATGATGATGCGCTGCAGGTTCTTTTTCTGCTTTTTGTTCATACAAAACTCTCCTTTTGCGGGATCCATGGGCCGCATCACGCTGCGGCGGGCGGGAATTTCAACAACTTTTCCCCATAAAAATGGATATTCCACGGTTTTACCCGTGTTTTCCACACAGTTTTTCAGGCGTAAAAGCGCTTTTCCACGTTTATTTTACGTTTTTTCCGCAAACGGTGTTGAAAACTGAGTGGAAACTGTTGAAAACTGTCTGATTTTTCAACAGAAAAAGTTATTGCACAACACAATCGCACACAAAGTAAAAAGCATCTGCACATTCGTTTGAGCTCTCAGAAAATCTACGAATTCTTGCTGCAGATGCTTTTTTCTTTAGCGGGCTCGCCCTCTCAGTCAAATCCTTTGGATTTGCCAGCTCTCCCAAAGGGAGAGCCCTTGGCAGTCCACGCAAACTTCATCTCTTTGCCAAGGCCTCTCCCTTTGAGGAAAGACTTCCCCCGGCCGGGGGAAGATGTCGCGTAGCGACAAAAGGGGGAGTGTGTCACCGCAGGTGACGGAGAGGGCGAGGCTGTTGATCGTGTGCAGCAACCTGCCGCGCATCAGATGTCAAAGATCTCGCAGTCGTCCTCCACCTTCTTGCAGGCGGCCAGAACGTTCACCATGGTGTCGTGGGGGTCTGCACCTTCAGAGAACTCCACCTTCATCTTCTGGGTCATAAAGCTGACGGTAGCATTTGCCACGCCTGCAACGGTGTTGGCAGCGTCTTCCATCTTCTGAGCGCAGTTTGCGCAGTCCACTTCGATCTTGTAGCTCTTCTTCATAAGTAATACCAGCCTTTCGTTATTCTTCGATATGATCCATCCCCATGGAGAGGATGCTGCGCACATGGTCATCGTCTAGTGCGTAGTAAACGGTTTTGCCCTCGCGCCGGAACCGCACGAGCTTGGAATCCTTGAGCACCCGCAGCTGATGGCTCACCGCCGACTGGCTCAGCTGCACGGCGTTTGCAATGTCCTGCACGCACAGCTCGTTGTCGTGCAGTGCATACAGGATCTTGATGCGGGTGGAGTCGCCGAACACCCGGAACAGGTCGGCCAACTCGTACAGCACCTCGTCGTCCGGCATATCCAAGGCTTCCGGCTGCGGCGCGGGCATTGCTTCCTTTATTTCCGCCATGTTGACATCTCCCTTCGTTGTGGATTCACATGAACGATTGTTCATGTGTTCATAGTAGCACGCAGAATGCTCCTTGTCAAGGCTTTTTTAAAGATTTTCGGCGTCTGCTCTAAATTGATGAAATTTGCCTTAAAACGCAGAAAATTTGCGTTTTTGAATCGCAATAAGGATGCGGATCGGAGGGAAGGCGAAAACAAAAAAGGAACCGTAGATTTCTGCGGTTCCATGAGTCAAGAGGACATTTACTTGTCCAGATAGATCCATTCAATTGTGTATTGCTCTGCATCAGAGCCGGTTGCGGAGACAATGTTTTTTACGTAGTCTTCCATCAGCTGCTGCGCCTGCTGCTGGGCCAGTGTCAGAAGCGGTTTGTAGTCTGTGGCTTCGGCCTGCAGATCTTGCTGTGCCTGAGTCAGGATGGCTTTGCTGTCCTCGGCGGTGATGGTGGCAGAATCCTTATCCACGATGTAAGCATTTTCATCTAGAGAGGTGGAATCTACCTTGCAGTACAACAGTTCAGCCTTTGGAATGGAGATTGTGACGTGTTTACCGGAAAGTTCCATTTTTACCTTGGAAGCATCTAGACCGTATTTTGCAACGCCAACATATTCGACCCAGGCTTTTTTATCTTTGGCCATCCACAGAAATTTTTCGGCATCTTTTTGTTCGAACTTGACAACATTGTGGAAATAACCTTCTAGAACTGAAAGTTGGCAGATGGATTTCAGCTGACCCTCATCCGGGGCGGGAACCTCGACGGGTTCGGTCTTTCCGCAGGCAGTGAACAGAAAGAGCGTAAGAGCAACAGACAAAAGGCAGATGTACTTTTTAAGATTCACTTTCAGCACTTCCTTCCTGAATTTCTGCGGGTTCTGTGTTCTTCTCCTGGATAACCAGAGAGTAATCACTACAGATGGCCTGCATGACGGGTTCGGCCAATGCGCGTACAGTGTTTTCTGCGTTCATTTGTGCGATGCTGAGCAAAGCACTTTCGCTGGTGCATTCCTGCCGGATATCGGTTTCACACGCCGTAAATGCGGCGTCCAGCACAGAGATATTGTCGGCTTTTTTATTCTGGAAAATGAAATCAAGCGAATCCGGATCAACAACGGTGTCCTGAATTTTTACTTCCGGGAGAGTTGCGGTGATCGTTTTGGTTTCTTTATTTTCGGAAAACGTTACCTCCGAAAAATCAATGCCAGCATAGACGGAAGCGGTATAGCAGATATAGTAATCGATTTTTTTCAGATTTTTCTGGTTTGGAATCTCTACAATGCCCTGATATTGGAATACGGCAGTGGAAAGATCACTGGTCTTGACGATTTTTTCAAGGGTGGTCGTGACATCAATTTGAGGTTCGGGTTTCTTTTTGGGAATCTGAGCAACTAGGGCAACGATGCAGACCAGAATGACCGAAGCCGTAAGAAGCAGTAGTTTTGGATGCAAGTTCTTTTTTGTGGATTCTTCCATTTTGATTTCTCCTTGTTTTGCTTGGGCGTAGTTCGCCTTCTTAACAGAAGCTGAAATTTTCGCGTCGAGCTGCAAAGCTGTTAAGGTAAATAGTAACCCCCTCCGCATAATCTTGTCAAGAAAAATAGTGAATTGAAAAAGAAAATGTCACTTTCCGCCACAGCTTTTCTCCGTGAAAAAGTAGATCCGAAACGACAGCAGTTGTTTCGGATCTACAAATTATAAAAATAATTTTTCCGCTGAATATGGCCAGAGCAAAGCGGAGGCCGTTTTAAATCATCAGCGCTTCTGCTTTCCCGCGCACTATGGCAGACACATTCCAAATAGCGGGCAGCACTGAAAGCCGGGGCCGTATGCGGCTGCAGTCGATCCGCTGCGCAAACGCGAATTTGTTCATGGAATGCCGCTCTTTCCGCTCCTTGGCAGCCCGTTTGCGCAAAAAGAAAAAGAGAAATTCACAAAAAAGTGCAAAATAGGGTGCGTTCTGGTGCAAAATGTGGTATCTTATAAAGGTGTTCAAAAATAAAATGCGCCATACGGCGCGCAAAAGGAGAGGAAAGTATATGACATTGGAAACCGGTATCCGCGGGGAACAGAGCGTGCTCGTCACCGCAGCCAATACAGCAAAGACCATGGGCAGCGGCACGCTGGAGGTGTTTGCCACCCCGGCCCTTGTGGCTCTGGCGGAAAAGACCTGCTGGATGAGCGTGGCCGACGCGCTGGGCGAGGGCAATGGCTCGGTGGGCACCAAGCTCGAGCTGGAGCACACCGCCCCCACCCCCGTGGGCATGACCGTGACCTGCGAGAGCGAGCTGGTGGCGGTGGAAGGCCGCAAGCTTACCTTCAAGGTGGCCCTGCACGACGAAAAAGGCCCTGTAGGCGGCGGCACCCACGAACGTTTTGTCATCAACAACGCCAAGTTCGCAGCCAAGGCGGAGGCAAAGAAGGGGTAAAACTCCTTCCGTCATCGCTGCGCGATGCCACCGTTCCCCTTTTTGTCGCTTACACGACATCTTCCCCCGGCCGGGGGAAGTCTTTCTCAATGAGGGAGGCTTTGGCAGTACGGTAAAGTTCCCGGTTTTGCCAAAGGCTCTCCCCTTGGGAGAGCTGGCACCGAAGGTGACTGAGAGGGCGAGGACGCTGACCGAAGAAAACTATTCTTCATCCGTCTGCTCTGTTTGCTCCAGCCTGATCGGCGGCGGGTCAGCTTCCAGCAAGTGCTGCGCGGCACGCTTCTGCGCGTCCTGCAAGAGCTGGGCGGCCTGCACGCTGGCCCGGAACAGCTCAAAATACATCGCTTTATAGTCCGGCGCGGTGCACACCTCCCTTGCATTCAGTGGGGATAGTTTTTCCTGCGGGCAAAGGGTATGCATCCCCGGAAATTTGAAAAAAGAGGAATCCGTTATGAAAAACAAGAACCTTTCATGGTTCGCAGCTCTGCTGGTGTTTGCCCTGCTGCTGTGGTGCACAGCGGCAACGCCCGGCAAGATCGCGGACCCGTCCACCTATACCTGTGCGGTGTACAGCACCATCTTTTCGCTGCTGCCGCCGGTGATCGCCATTGTGCTGGCGCTGAACACCAAGGAGGTGTACACCTCCCTGCTGGTGGGCATCGCATCCGGTGCACTGCTATATGCCAACGGCAATCTGGAGCTGGCCATCAACACCCTGTTCTTCAATGAGGACGGCGGCATGGTGGCCAAGCTTTCGGACAGCAGCAACGTGGGCATTTTGGTGTTCCTTGTTATGCTGGGCATCCTTGTGGCCCTGATGAACAAGGCCGGCGGCTCTGCCGCCTTTGGCCGCTGGGCCTCCACCCACATTCACTCCCGGGCCGGTGCGCAGTTTGCCACCCTGCTGCTGGGCGTGATGATCTTTGTGGACGACTACTTCAACTGCCTGACCGTGGGCTCTGTCATGCGCCCGGTCACCGACCGGCAGAAGGTGTCCCGCGCAAAGCTGGCCTACCTGATCGATGCCACCGCAGCACCCGTATGCATCATTGCGCCGGTGTCCAGCTGGGCAGCTGCGGTCACTTCCAGCGTGCCGGAAGGCTCCGGCATCAACGGCTTTACCATGTTCCTGCGCACCATTCCTTATAACTACTATGCCCTGCTCACCCT
Above is a genomic segment from Faecalibacterium taiwanense containing:
- a CDS encoding DUF4230 domain-containing protein; the encoded protein is MEESTKKNLHPKLLLLTASVILVCIVALVAQIPKKKPEPQIDVTTTLEKIVKTSDLSTAVFQYQGIVEIPNQKNLKKIDYYICYTASVYAGIDFSEVTFSENKETKTITATLPEVKIQDTVVDPDSLDFIFQNKKADNISVLDAAFTACETDIRQECTSESALLSIAQMNAENTVRALAEPVMQAICSDYSLVIQEKNTEPAEIQEGSAESES
- a CDS encoding DUF4230 domain-containing protein — translated: MNLKKYICLLSVALTLFLFTACGKTEPVEVPAPDEGQLKSICQLSVLEGYFHNVVKFEQKDAEKFLWMAKDKKAWVEYVGVAKYGLDASKVKMELSGKHVTISIPKAELLYCKVDSTSLDENAYIVDKDSATITAEDSKAILTQAQQDLQAEATDYKPLLTLAQQQAQQLMEDYVKNIVSATGSDAEQYTIEWIYLDK
- a CDS encoding thioesterase family protein translates to MTLETGIRGEQSVLVTAANTAKTMGSGTLEVFATPALVALAEKTCWMSVADALGEGNGSVGTKLELEHTAPTPVGMTVTCESELVAVEGRKLTFKVALHDEKGPVGGGTHERFVINNAKFAAKAEAKKG
- a CDS encoding cation transporter; the protein is MKKSYKIEVDCANCAQKMEDAANTVAGVANATVSFMTQKMKVEFSEGADPHDTMVNVLAACKKVEDDCEIFDI
- a CDS encoding heavy metal translocating P-type ATPase, which gives rise to MNKKQKKNLQRIIIALILVLILKLLPQFPTPVELVLYCIPYLVVGWDVLRKALLGIKNRQPFDECFLMAVATVGAFALGDYVEGCAVIIFYQIGELFQSVAVGKSRQSISSLMDIRPDYANIEGEDGRLEQVDPDDVEIGTVIVVQPGERVPIDGVIVEGASALNTAALTGESLPRDVQTGDEVISGCVNMTGLLKVKTTKEFGESTVSKILDLVENSSMKKARAENFITRFARVYTPAVCYGALALAFIPPIVLLLMGQPARFGDWVYRALTFLVISCPCALVISIPLSFFGGIGGASACGILVKGSTYLEELARTGIVVFDKTGTLTQGTFKVTGIHPAEGTSEEQLVEAAALAESWSKHPISLSIKAAYGREIDPNRVTDVQELGGHGVTAKVDGRTVAAGNARLMEKLGLKAPAVSETGTIVHVAIEGMYAGYLLIADVVKPHSAQAIRGLKDAGVRKTVMLTGDAEPVAKAVSAELGLDEYHAGLLPGDKVDQIETLLAAKRPKENLAFVGDGINDAPVLSRADVGIAMGALGSDAAIEAADVVLMDDDPAKIALAMRIARRTLRIVYQNIVFALAIKFACLVLGAIGMASMWTAIFADVGVMVLAVLNATRALYTKDLAKKNEQ
- a CDS encoding metalloregulator ArsR/SmtB family transcription factor, with the protein product MAEIKEAMPAPQPEALDMPDDEVLYELADLFRVFGDSTRIKILYALHDNELCVQDIANAVQLSQSAVSHQLRVLKDSKLVRFRREGKTVYYALDDDHVRSILSMGMDHIEE